DNA sequence from the Lysinibacillus sp. OF-1 genome:
CTGGTAAGGTTGCTAGAATTGCTATATCGGCTTGATTAATATTAATCTTCTGCTCTTTAGGAGCACTTTCAGTAGGTATTGTTAAAAGAGTTGTAGCTCCATCTTCTAGCTGTTCACCCTTTGTGGGAATATAAATCACCATTTCATCCTGCACTTTTTGCGCATGATTCATGCGCTGTGTGTCAGCTTGCTCTGTATAGCCACCTGCAAGCTCGACAGCATCTTTTATGCGTTGGTCTTGCTGAAGCTCATAAACGCCTGGATACATCACAGCACCCTTTATATCAACAAATATCTGCTGAATCACCGCTTCTTCAGCAGTTTCACTATGATTTTTTTCTTCAAACGATTGGATTGTCTCGATGAGCTCTTCTTGGGGAGGTGAAGAGTCAAAACTCGAAAAATAGAAGTAACAAAGTCCACTGACTACCAGTATGCTGGGGAATAACATACTTTTTTTATACTTTTGCCATAAAGATTGGAGCATAGCACCCATCCTTTCCTTGCAAAAGGTCATCATATGGAGTTATCTACATCATACACTATGACTTGTTGATTGAAAATAATAATAAATATCAGGAGATTCTATTGACCTGCTTAAGAGAGCTATTCTTCGCTTTCGCCTTGCTATCCACCGATTTAAGCTTGCTATCCTTCGCTTTCGCTTTTCTATCCACTGATTTAAGCACGCTATCCTTCACTTTAGCCTTTCTATCCACCAAAAGAGCCACACTGCCCATTGGGGGACAGTGTGGCTCCGTTTTCTTTATTTCACCGCACGAATAAAAATGCGTTCGCTTTCATATTCAGGTGCTTCATCCGTAAAATCAGCTGTGATTTCCACATCATGAAAACCAATGGCGCGCAGCCAAGCCATATACTGCTCTATTGAGAAAGTACGTTGTAAATGCTCTTCATCAAAACGTTCATATAACTCACTTGCGATATCTCGCACATAAAAGGTCATTTGATGTGTAACAGAATGCTCGAAATCAGCTGGCGCTGTATGCCATACATAACTAATGTCCCCATCATCATACGTAAACGGTCCGTCTAAAAAAATCTCATTCATCTTAAATAATGAATGAACATCAAAAAACAGCTGTCCTCCATCACGTAAAGCATGATAAATACGTTCTAATGTTGTATAGACGGCTTGCTCCTCTACAACATAATTAAGGGAGTCAATGGTAATCGTCACAACATCTAACGCCTCAAAGCCATCTAATTCGTCCATCGACATACAATATAACGGAGCTTGGTAGCCTGCATCAGCAAAGCGTTTTGCTGCGATGGACAGCATCTCTTCTGATAAGTCGACTCCGCTGACCTTATAACCAGCATGGGCGAATAACAAGCTAAGCACACCTGTACCACAACCAATATCTAAAAGTGTGGGGTATTGGCTGCATGGTGCATGCTGTACAACCCAATCTACATAAAGATTGTAAGGAATATCCGTTTGTAGCTCATCATAGACATGGGCAAAGCGTTCGTAACTACTCACTTAGCTTAGGCCTCTGGCATGTCTAGCTGCGGTGCATCGCCCCATAGACGTTCTAAATTATAATAAGCACGCTCATCCTTATGGAATACGTGCGCCACTACATCTCCAAGGTCAACAAGTACCCAACGAGCTGCATCGAAACCTTCGACACGACGAATTTCATAGCCTTGTTGTTCTGCTATATCCTGTAACTCACGCGCGATTGCTTGCACTTGGCGGTCAGAGTTACCATGGGCGATGATAAAATAATCTGCTAAAAGGGAAATTCCTTGCATATTTAAAACGACAATATCCTCACCATGTTTGTCGTCAATTGCTTTGTACGCTGCTTGTAATAAAGTTGAAGTCATCCTTCACTATCCTCTCTGTTCATCGTATCGTTATAACATTCTATTGATAAAGGATAAATTGGTTGCTTTGTGTCTATTAAAAATGCCAAAGTATGGCGTACACATGCACTCATCGCCTTATCCAAATTTTTTTGCGCCTTCTTTCGCAGACGCTCCACACCATCAAATCGACGGTTTGGCTCAATCATATCTGCGACAAAAATGATTTTTTCTAAACGACTCATCCCAACGCGTCCTGTTGTATGGAAACGAATCGCATTTAACAACTCATCGTCTGTGATGCCAAACTCACTTTGCGCTATATAGGCACCGACTGGGCCGTGGAGTAATTCACTGCCCCAGCCAATTAATTGTGGATCTAAATTTTCATCACGAACGATATTCTCCATCCATTCAATGTCTTCATATTTAGCAATATCATGGAGGATTGCTGCTATTTCAGCTTTTTTAACATCCTCGCCATATTTTTGTGCTAAATCGATGGCTGTTTCCATTACACCGATTGTATGAATATAACGTTTTTCAGGCATTCTTGGCTTAATCGCCGCTAAATACTGTTCGCGTTCCATAAAGACCTTCCTCTCGTATGAACGTCTCTACCGCTTCTGGTAATAAAAATGTTACCGTTCCCCCAGTCGCAAGGCGTTCACGAATCAGTGTGGACGATAAATCGATTTGAGGCACTTCCACCATACTTATAGGGTACTCTGTTGTCGCCGCTGTTCCTGGACGCTTTACTCCGACAAACCGCACGATTTTTACTAAATCATCAATACAATGCCATGTATGTAGCGAATCAATCATATCGCCACCGATGATAAAGTAAAATTTCACATCCGGTTCTCTTCTACACAAGGCAGAAAGTGTCTCATAGGAATAGGATACGCCACCCTTCTCAACCTCATACGACTCTACTGAAAAATAAGGAAATGGACGAATTGCACGCTTCACCATTTCGAGTCGTTCGACATTACTAGCATCAAATCGTGCCTGCTTATGTGGTGGTATAGCATTTGGCATAAAACGGATTTCATCAAGCTCTAGCGCATGAAAAACCTCATTAGCCATCATGAGATGCCCTATATGTGGTGGGTTAAATGTGCCACCTAGTAAACCGACCTTTTTCATCGTCTCACCTTATTTCGTTGCTTTTGGTAATACAATCTTTTTATGATTGCGTGACTCTTTATATAAAACAACTGTCAGACCGATTAATTGGACAAGCTCCGCACGAGCACCTGTTGCCAGTGATTCAGCAACTTCATGTTTGTCCTCTTCACAGTTATCTAAAATACGCACTTTAATCAGTTCACGTACTTCTAGTGCCTCACGAATTTGCTTTGTCATTTCGTCATTAACTCCACCTTTTCCTACTTGGAAAATAGGTGTTAAATGATGTGCCTCTGCACGTAAAAAACGTTTCTGTTTACCTGTTAACATAAAAATTAGTTTCCTCCTAATTGCGCCTTAAGCTGCGCAATCATTGAATTTGTGTTTGGATAGTTTCCTAACCAGTGTTCAAAAGCAATGGCTCCTTGATGGACAAACATCCCTAAGCCTGTGACAATCGTTGCTCCTTTTTCTTCAGCCGCTTGTAAAAAAGGCGTCATTAATGGATTATACACAATATCCGCAACAATTGCTCCTTTCGCAAGTCGATCTAATGAAAATGGCATAGAAAAATTGCCCGTAGCAAGGCCAGCCGATGTCATTTGCACAATAATGCCGAAATCAGCTAATGTTTCTTCTGCTTCTTGTAATGACATCGCACGACCCATATCCATTTCATCAATTATCGCTTGGGCATTTGCCACCGTACGATTGGCGATAGTTAAATGGTGATAGCCTTGTTGCTGCATAGCAAAGGCAATACCGCGAGCAGCGCCACCAGCACCAACAAGTAATACAGGCTTGTCCTTTCGAGATACACCAACGGCTTCTTCTAGTGAGCGAACAAAGCCAATCCCATCTGTATTATAGCCCTTCAGCTTTCCCTCTTTTGTTCGTACGACTGTATTCACTGCGCCCATTTTTTGCGCCAGCTCATCTAGCTCATCTAAATATGGAATGATTGCTGTCTTATGAGGAATTGTCACGTTCCAGCCACTCGCCCCTAATGTTTTCAAACCAGCAACTGCTGATTCTAATTGATCAGAAGGTACATGCAAAGGAATATATGTCGCATCTATTGACATGTCCTCAAACCAAGCATTGTGCATGGCCGGTGATTTTGAATGTTCAATTGGATCACCCATAACTGCAAACCATTTCTTCATTTTCTAGTCCCTCTCTCTACTACATCCTTCTGTTTAGATCAGTGAAGGACGAATTGAAACTTGTACACCTTTTGGCGCGTAGGCTGCTACGACTACATTAGCATGCTGTACTGTAATCCAGCCCAGGCCAGAAAATACAACGTCTGTTTTCGCTTCTTTGATGGAAAACTCATGACGTACCAATGGTGGAAGTTGGTCGATAAAATCTGCAGTTGGAGGTGCCAGAAGCTCGCCTTTATGTTCTGCATATAATGTATCGGCCTTCTCAAGCTTTGTACGGTGAATCGGTAGATCGTTTGCCACATGGATTGTAAAGGCTGAACGCTCTCCCTGGATAAAGTCAAATCTCGCCAATGCCCCAATAAATAGGGACTGTCCAGGATTTTGCTGGTAGACTTTCGGTTTAATTTCCTTTTTCGGCATAATATATTTTAATTCACTTGAATCAATATGATGAGCCATTTGATGATGATTAATAATACCAGGCGTATCATATAATGCACTACCATCATCCAGTGGAATGTCAATCATGTCTAAAGTAGTACCAGGGAAGTGTGACGTTGTAATGACTTCCCCTTCTCCTGTAGCCTGTTTAATAATACGGTTAATGAATGTAGATTTCCCAACATTTGTACAACCTACAACATAGACATTTTGTCCGTTACGGTACTCGTCGATGGCCTCCATTGCTTCCGCCATTCCCTTGCCTTTATGGGCACTGACTAATAGAACATCGATAGGCTGAAGTCCTAGTGCCTTTGCCTCGCGTTTAAGCCAATTGATTACTTTTTTCGGTTTCACTGATTTTGGTAATAAATCTGCTTTGTTGGCAATCAAAAGAACAGGATTCTTCCCTACAAAACGGTGAAGCCCAGGTAGCCAGCTCCCATTGAAATCAAATATATCAACAATTTTTACGATTAAGCCCTGCTGTGTTCCAAGGCCGTTTAAAATACGTAAAAAGTCGTCATCTGTTAATGACACGGGTTGAATTTCATTGTAATTTTTCAAACGGAAGCAGCGCTGGCAAATGACCACATCCTTTTCTAATGATGATGGGGGTGCATACCCAACTGCTGTTTTATCTTCTGTTTGAATTGTTGTACCACAGCCAATACAATTTGGCATTTCAATCATTCTTGTTCCTCCCAAGTTATTATTCCTTTACGTTTCAAATCATTAAATACTCGACGCTCAATGAAACGATTCAATTTTGTTACCAGCCCATCTGATTGTGCAACAGGCTTTACTAACACTGTATGCAAGCCTAAACGTTTTGCGCCCATCACATCAGTCAGGAGTTGATCTCCAACCATGACTACTTCATTTGGGCGTAAACCTAGTTGAATCAGTGCATTATAAAAAGCATTACGAAGTGGTTTTTTTGCCTTGTGAATATACGGGATATCTAATGGCTCAGCAAAATGCTTCACACGCGCTTCATTGTTATTCGATGCAATAATAACTCGAATACCTGATTCTTTCATAATACGTAACCAAATAATCAGCTCTTCTGTTGCGTCTGGGCGATCCCATTCAACAAGCGTATTATCTAAATCCGTAATGATGCCTCTAATCCCTAATTCTTGTAACTTTTCCGGCGTAATTTCAAAAATATTCGTCACAAATTCGTTCGGTAATAAAAAATTATACAAAATAGCGACCCCTAATCTTAACGTATTATTCGACCATTATAGCATATTTGCAAAAGCTTCACCCATTCGAATTGGGCTTCCCTGTACAACATTATCCGTAAATTCAACCGTATCCTTTTCAAACAGCATAACCACTGTGGAACCAAATGAAAAATATCCAACTTCCTGACCTTTACGCCATTTCGTTGTCGTATTCGTAAGCACAATGGAATTAACAAAAGTCGCACCAACTTTAATAAAGGCTACATGCTGTTGATTGGCTGCTTTCAGCTCTGTCACTAAACGATAATTATGAGAAATTGGTTTTTTACCGTATGTAAGACCTAGCTGATTCACGGGATAAGATTTCTGACCAAGTGTATATTGTCGTACTACTTCCCCATCTATCGGACTATGGATACGATGATAATCAGCAGGACTTAAATAAAATACGATAAAATGACCATCTGCATATTGTGCGGCTCTCTCTGTATTACCTAGTAAATCTTGTAATGCATAGGGCTTACCCTTAACTAGAAATGTCATATCCCATTCAATGCGACCAAAAGATTCCACCTTGGCATCTACTGGGCTAACATAAATCGTTGGATTTTTTTCAATAGGTCGAGCTTCTTCTAGAAGTTCTCTTGTGAAAAAATCATGTAAACTTGAAAATTGTTGTTGTTTTTTTGAAACTTCTTCAATGTTAATATCGTATAACTTCATGTAGCTTGGAATTATACGTTTACTCCACTTCGCTTTTGCAATTGCCTGCAAAAGATGGGAAGATTGCTTACCATTCGTTAGTTCTATCAAGCGTTGATATAGTTTTTCTTTCATACAGTAAAACCCCTATCCATTAATTTAGACTGTCAATTTTTTCGCATTCGAAGTATAATGGTACAATATCTTAAGTGCAAAGGAGTGATCCCCCTTGTTTTTTTATCACAAGTTGGTGGATACCACGGTTAAGAAAATGAAATCGCACGCAGCTAACTTCATCACAATTAGTAATATGTCCTTTGGAGGCGCGGCTATTATGGCCATTTTACATGAATATTATAGCTATAGTGTCTTGTTTATCTTTATTGCAGCCCTTCTTGATCGCTACGATGGTAAGGTAGCGAGAGCACTCGGACAAGTGTCTGAGTTAGGTAAACAATTAGATTCTATGAGTGATATTATATCATTTGGTGTGGCACCTGCATTATTAATGTATGAAGTTGTTCTAGTTGATTTTGGTTTTGCCGGCATGATGATGGCCGTATTATTTATCGTCTGTGGCGCGATGCGTTTAGCTCGCTTCAATATTAGTGAAGCGAATGGTTATTTCACAGGTTTACCAATTACAGCTGCAGGTACGTTCTTAACTTTAACGTATTTCGCAGCCAATGCGTTCCATCCGGCATTTTATCTTTTCCTTTTTCCCATCTTAGCTTTACTCATGATTAGTACATTTACGTTAAAAAAAGTGTAACAGCACATTTGCTGTTGCACTTTTTTCATTTCCCACAGCTTTTAAACATATACTGTCGAAAAATGGGGAAAGGATGAAATCATTCAATGAGCGGAATTTTTACATCAATGTTGCAGTTATGGCTTGAAATCCCTGCGTTGCTTGGCTACTTAAAGGGGCAAACATTCCATAAACCCTTTTCAAAAGAAGAGGAAGCTGCTTGTATTGAACGATTTTTAGGTGGCGATGAGCAAGCACGTCTTGACTTAATCGAACGCAATATGAGGCTTGTCGCGCACGTCGTAAAAAAATTCCATCCAAAACATGAACAACTAGATGATTATATTTCCATCGGAACAATCGGTCTAATGAAAGCTGTCGAGAGCTATACCCCTGACAAAAAAACTAGACTTGCCACATATGCAGCCCGTTGTATTGAAAATGAAATTTTAATGCATCTGCGCACACAAAAAAAAGTGCAGAAAGACGTATCACTGTTTGAGCCTATTGGGACTGATAAAGATGGTAATGCACTGCAAATTCGTGATTTACTTCAGTGTGACGAAGAAAGCGCCACAGAAAAACTAGAGCATAAAGAACATGTGGCACAGTTATATCACTATTTGCATATGCTTGATGAACGTGAGCTCGAAATTGTGACACTACGCTATGGTTTAAACCAACAGGATGCCCTTACACAAAAGGAAATTGCTGCTCGTTTAAATATCTCACGCAGCTATGTATCTCGCATTGAAAAGCGAGCACTTATTAAACTCTATCAACTATACAAACGAGACCAAAAGTCTATTGAATAATATATTGTAAAATGGACAGTAGAAAAATTCAATGCATCATTGGCGGAAGATGTGCCTATTTCATGGCATATAAAAAGCTCCCCTGCGACATGACTATGTCGCAAAGGAGCTTTCCCGTCATACTAATGCGCTGACTCCGATAGTTCTGCTGAAATCAACGTGCCTATTAAAGTTGTAATAATGACTACACCCGCTGTTAAAAATAACATCATGAATGCCTCCCATTCTATTATGAAGAGATTTATTACTGTCAGTGTAGCATTTGTCCATTGCTTTAACTGTGATTTTTCTCACAGAATGACACGCACATTTTGACCATTTTGTGTAGTTTATAGAGAGGCAATTGCTTTTAAAACGACTTGTGTAGAATGCTTTGCAGCAACTGGTAAAAACTCATCGAAACTAATATTCGATTCTTTCCCAGCAATATCTGATAAAGCACGAATGACAACAAAAGGTGTAGCAAATTGATAACATACTTGAGCAACCGCAGCCGCTTCCATTTCTACAGCCTTCATTTGAGGGAAATGACGACGAACCGCTTCTACACGTTCAGGATCATTCATAAAAGCATCTCCAGAGCAAATTAAACCGATGCCATACTGATGCTCTCCAACCGCCTTGACGGCCTCCTCAGCGACTTTCATCAATTTCTCATCTGATTTATAAGCTGCTGGCATCCCAGCCATCTGTCCGATTTCATAGCCAAAAATTGTGACATCTACATCATGGTGGCGAACTTCATCAGAAATGACGATAGCGCCTACCTCAAGTGCCTCGTCATATCCACCTGCAGAGCCTGTATTCATAACAACATCCGGCTTAAACTCATGTAAAAGGATTGTCGTAGACATAGCAGCATTCACCTTGCCAATACCACTTTTTAATAACACAACTTCCTTGCCTTCATAAGTCCCTGTTGTATACTCACTGCCTGCAATCATTGTACTTTGTGCATCGTTTAATGCTGCTCTTAGAAGCTCTACTTCCTCTTCCATTGCGCCAATTACTGCTATTTTCATGTACTGTTACTTCCCTTCTTTATCAACTCTATTAAAAATAATCAAAAGAGTGATTTTCGTCAATAGGCGCCTTCTAATGTGTTAAGTTGCTCCAACTTCACGGGCTTCCATCCTTCATTTTCAACCCATTCCATACTGACACGGTACATCTGAGATTTATCATTCGTTGAAACTGTCGCAACGGATGAATTAGGACCACCATTATTTTGCATACGCCAAATAATCATATTGCTTTGTTCGATGCCTGTCACAGTCGAAACAGTGGCTACCTTCTCAGCCCAGTCTACAGACTTGTCATCATATGAAGAAACATGCTGACCTGTTTGAGTTGTAGGTGTTGGCTGCCAATTTTTATTCGTGATAACCTTGTCAACAATTGGATTATCCGATGTCGACTCTTCTGGCGTACCTTGCTCTTCCTGAGATGTATCAGGCTCCGATTCTTCCTCGGAAGTTTTGTCTTCTTCAACAGCGAGATCTTTATCCTGTTCTTTCGCAGGTTCTTTATCTACTTCTTTTTCGTTATCACCGCTCTTTTCCTCTTGAGCTGGTTCATCTTTCACTGCTTGATCTGCATCATCTTGCCATTTAAACACATAGGTTGCTGTAATAATAATAAGTACAACCACAACACCTATTAAAACATTCAATAGTTTATCTAGCTTTTTATTACGAGATGGCTGCAAATGACGACTACTTCGAGTTTGTCGTTCACTCATAATGTCTCCCCCTCTCTAGCAAATATTCTATCAAGTTCAACAGCTCTTGCAAAATAATTATACTCACTATTTTATTGCCAAAGAATGTTAAAAGCAGTCAGCCTAAGGCTAACTGCTTGTACACTTACACATTATTTAATGGAAATAATTTTCACTTTCATTTCGCCACCAGGTGTTTGTACGGCAACTTCTTCACCTTCAGCACGACCAAGTAGACCCTTTGCAATTGGCGATTCATTTGAAATGCGGAATTCCATTGGATCTGCCTCAGCAGAACCAACAATTGTATACGATTCTTCATCTGATGACGGTTTACCATTAATGATTTCTACAAATGTAACCGTTTTCCCAAGTGATACAACACTGTTATCTGTCTCATCCTCAGAAATAATCACTGCGTTACGAATCATTGATTTTAATGTAGAAATACGACCTTCTAAAAAGGCTTGCTCTTCTTTTGCTGAATCATACTCAGCATTTTCAGATAGATCTCCAAAATCACGTGCTATTTTAATACGTTCAACGATTTCTTTACGTGTTTCTGTTTCTAATTTTACTAATTCTTCTTCTAATTTACGTTTTCCCTCAGCTGTCATAGGGTACTGTTTTTCATTTGCCAAAGTCCTTCACTCCTTGTTTCTTCAATATAAAAACATAAAACTCGACTAAATGCACGGAAGATGCATTTAATCGAATTTTATTATTTTTAAACTTTTTCAAATTACGCTTTGACCTAATAGTATGCATGCTTTTTTTTAATATGCATGAAAATATTGTCAATACCACTCTATCTTATTACAATACGTTGTCGGTTTCAAGAATAGTTTTAATTTTCGTTACCATTAAATCAATTGCTACCTCATTATCCCCGCCTTCTGGAATAATGATATCAGCATAACGTTTCGTTGGTTCAATAAATAAATTATGCATAGGTCGAACCGCTGCTAAATACTGCTCAATAACCGAATCAGTTGTACGACCACGCTCTTTAATATCACGCATGATACGACGAATAATTCGTAAATCTGAGTCTGTGTCTACGAATAATTTAATATCCATTAAATCACGTAAATCAGCATCTTCTAGCACTAGAATACCTTCTAGGATAATAACATCTACTGGTTCAACATGGATCACTTCTTCTGCTCTCGTATGCTGCACATAGTCATAAACAGGTTTTTCAATTGGTTGACGCACTAACAGTTTTTTTATGTGCTCAATTAATAAATCATTATCGAAAGCCAACGGATGATCGTAGTTTGTTCCTAAGCGTTCTTCAAATGTTAAATGACTTTGATCTTTATAATAAAAATCTTGTTCAATCACCACAACGGAATGCTCACGGAAAACTTCATAAATGGCGTGCGTCACACTCGTTTTTCCAGAGCATGAGCCACCAGCGATTCCGATGACAACTGGTCGCTTTGCTGCCATTAGTTATTCTCCTTTCGCATCATATTATGCGGTTTTAAAGGTGTGTCACATTTAAATTTCACAATTTGTAATGGATGACGAGCAGCATCTAGGCTATTGCCATCCTCGTCCCAAATTTCGCCCATTGTTAAACTGAAATTTTCAATTTCAGGACCAAAGAATTCTACTTCATCACCAGGTTTAAAATAATTTCGTTGTTGCATCGTCACTATTTTTGTTTCTGGATCATGATCTAAAATAAGACCTGCAAATTCATACGTTGTTTTACGACCATGTACTCCAAACATTTGCTCCTCGAAGCCAGGTGCATCATGGAAGAATGCTTCAGCCGTATCACGGTTGGCGCATTTATCCAATTCTTCGAGCCACTCGCGTTTAATTTTAAAGTTTTCCGGATCTGCACAGTAAGCATCAATCACTTTACGGTACACTGAAACAACTGTCGCAACATAATGAATGGATTTCATACGACCTTCAACTTTTAACGAATCAATCCCAAGCTCAATCATATGAGGAATTGCTTCGATTAATTTTAAATCTTTTGGACTCATCGCAAAAGATGCGTGCTTGTCATCGAACAGTGCTTTTTCTTCACCATCTTCTAATTCATATAAATCATAGTCCCAACGGCATGATTGACAGCAACCACCGCGGTTAGAGTCACGAGCAGTCATATGATTGGACAGAACACAACGACCAGAGTAGGCGATACACATTGCACCATGAACGAAAGCCTCGATTTCAATATCAACCTTTTCCTTCATCAGCTTCATTTCTTCTCCGCCTACTTCACGTGCTAAAACGACACGATGTAAGCCTTCTTCTTTCCAGTACTGAACAGCCTTCCAATTGGACAGTGATTGCTGTGTAGAAAGATGAATTTCAAGCTTAGGTGCTGCTGTACGACATGTTTCAATAATCAGTGGGTCTGCAACGAT
Encoded proteins:
- the udk gene encoding uridine kinase, which produces MAAKRPVVIGIAGGSCSGKTSVTHAIYEVFREHSVVVIEQDFYYKDQSHLTFEERLGTNYDHPLAFDNDLLIEHIKKLLVRQPIEKPVYDYVQHTRAEEVIHVEPVDVIILEGILVLEDADLRDLMDIKLFVDTDSDLRIIRRIMRDIKERGRTTDSVIEQYLAAVRPMHNLFIEPTKRYADIIIPEGGDNEVAIDLMVTKIKTILETDNVL
- a CDS encoding peptidase U32 family protein translates to MALALEQNDKIREIVDGKRVITKKPELLAPAGSLEKLKVAVHYGADAVFIGGREFGLRSNADNFSIEEMREGVEFAKQYGAKIYVTTNIFAHNENMDGLERYLKDIESAGVTGIIVADPLIIETCRTAAPKLEIHLSTQQSLSNWKAVQYWKEEGLHRVVLAREVGGEEMKLMKEKVDIEIEAFVHGAMCIAYSGRCVLSNHMTARDSNRGGCCQSCRWDYDLYELEDGEEKALFDDKHASFAMSPKDLKLIEAIPHMIELGIDSLKVEGRMKSIHYVATVVSVYRKVIDAYCADPENFKIKREWLEELDKCANRDTAEAFFHDAPGFEEQMFGVHGRKTTYEFAGLILDHDPETKIVTMQQRNYFKPGDEVEFFGPEIENFSLTMGEIWDEDGNSLDAARHPLQIVKFKCDTPLKPHNMMRKENN
- the greA gene encoding transcription elongation factor GreA, yielding MANEKQYPMTAEGKRKLEEELVKLETETRKEIVERIKIARDFGDLSENAEYDSAKEEQAFLEGRISTLKSMIRNAVIISEDETDNSVVSLGKTVTFVEIINGKPSSDEESYTIVGSAEADPMEFRISNESPIAKGLLGRAEGEEVAVQTPGGEMKVKIISIK
- a CDS encoding YrrS family protein, whose product is MSERQTRSSRHLQPSRNKKLDKLLNVLIGVVVVLIIITATYVFKWQDDADQAVKDEPAQEEKSGDNEKEVDKEPAKEQDKDLAVEEDKTSEEESEPDTSQEEQGTPEESTSDNPIVDKVITNKNWQPTPTTQTGQHVSSYDDKSVDWAEKVATVSTVTGIEQSNMIIWRMQNNGGPNSSVATVSTNDKSQMYRVSMEWVENEGWKPVKLEQLNTLEGAY